The segment GATCCTTATCGGATGTTCGAGAAGCTGTATGGTCAGGTCAAAGATCGTGAAAGCCTGGAGAGCGTGCTCGACAAAGTCCGTCTCGATCTGAAGCGAGTCGAGCGTTACGTCAGCAGCGAAGACAAGCAGCGTCTGGAAGAGCACGCCGCTTTCGTCCGCCAGATGGAACAAGAGCTGAAGTCGGCCGGCGAAAAGAAGCTGGCCCTGGAAGCTCCGGTCCAAGAGGCCGGCGTGCAGCTGAAGAACGACAACATGCCGACGATCAGCAAAATGCAGGTCGATCTGCTGGTCAACAGTATGGCCAACGACATGGCCCGCGTCGCGACGCTGCAATACACCAACTCGGTCGGCGGCGCACGCATGAACTGGCTGGGGGTCGACGAATCGCACCACGAACTGTCGCACAAGCCCGATAGCGACGCTGAATCGAAAGAGAAGTTGATCAAGATCAACACCTGGTTCTGCGAACAGCTGGCCTACCTGGTCAAGAAGCTGGACGAAACGCCGGAACCGGGTGGCGACGGCACGCTGCTCGACAACACGACCGTGATCTGGACCAACGAACTGGGGAAAGGGAATTCGCACACGCTCGACGACGTGCCGTTGGTGCTGGTCGGCGGCGGGCTCGGCTTCAAGATGGGGCGTTCGATCCAACTGAAGAAGGATCCGCACAACCGCCTCTGGCTATCGTGCGCTCATTCGTTCGGCCACCATATCGAGACCTTCGGTAACCCGGACTTCTGCGGAGCTGGTCCCTTGTCCGAGCTGACGTAACCGTCGGCCAGTCGCCAATTTGATCTCCACAAAGCCGCATGGATCCCATGCGGCTTTTTTTGCGTCGTTACGTGAAGGAACGTCCCCTGAACTTCCGTCAAGATCGCGCTAACCGGAATAACTCGGCGCCGCGCCAAAGAGGGTGCTATTTTTCACCACTTGCGCATTTAAGGCGAGTTGCCTTAGCGACCAGCGGTACGACGAGACTAGGGGTAGGGCGTCGTGTTTTTGAGAAGTCTATCTACACGACGACGCACGCAATTTCTGTGCGCAGCTTGCTGTGCGCTGTTCGCTTGCGTCAGCGTCGCCGAGGAGCCGCGAGATTCTCCGCCGCTTCGCTTCGGCATGTCGACCGCACTGACCGGACCTGTTAGTGAGCTCGGAATTCAAATGCGCCGCGGGGTCCTCTCCGCTTTCGCCGAAGCCAATCTTGCCGGCGGAGTTCAGGGACGCCAACTGGAACTAGTTGCCCTGGATGACGGCTACGAGCCGAGCGAAACAGGCCCCAATATCCATCGCTTGATCGAGCTGGAACAGGTGTTGGCGATTGTCGGCGATGTGGGGACGCCCACCGCGATCGTCGCCGCGCCGATCGCCCAGCGAGCCAAAGTGCCGTTCATCGGAGCGTTAACCGGTGCAGGCGTCTTGCGCAAATCGCCCCCCGATCGTTACGTCATCAACTTTCGCGCCAGCTATGCCGAAGAGACGTCGATGATGGTCGATGCGCTGGTCGCCGCGGGAATCGAGCCTGACGAAATCGCCTTTATCACCCAACGCGACGGTTACGGCGATGCGGGCTTCGCCGGCGGAACGGCGGCGCTCAAACGACATGGAATTGAACGCCCCGGTACGATCGCTCATGGTCGGTACGAGCGAAACACGATGGCGGTCGAAGGGGCGCTCGCCGATCTGATTTTGCATCGCCCGACTCCGAAAGCGGTCATTCTGGTCGGCGCGTATTCGCCTTGCGCGAAGTTGATTCGTCTGGCGAAAGAGAGCGATTTCGATCCGCTGTTTCTGAATGTCTCGTTCGTCGGCGGCAATCTGTTGGCGGCGGCGCTGGACGATCAGGGGGACGGCGTGCTCGTTTCGCAGGTCGTTCCGCATGTCCAAGAGGATCTAGCGATCAATCGTCAGCATCGTGCGGCGCTCGCGCTGTTGGAACCGACCAAATCGCCGCCGACTCAGATTTCGCTGGAAGGCTATGTCGTCGGTCGATTGCTGATTCTAGCGCTGCAGCGGATTGAAGGGGAGATCCGTCGGGAGACGATCGCGGACGCCTGCGAAGGATTGGGAGATTTTGATCTGGGGCTTGGCGTTCCGTTGCGACTGACGAGCGACGAGCATCAAGCGAGTCACGCGGTATGGGCGACGCGGATTGAAGCGGGGGAAGTCCGGCCAATCCCGTGGTCGGAACTTCTACCGCAGGAGCGGCAGCCGTGACCGACGGGGAGAAAAACAAGGGGAAACGGGCGGATGCTCGGCATTTGGTTTGGCTGCTGACGTGGGTCGGTCTGGTCGCAGGCGCGGTCGTGTTCTGCGTGACGGCGCCGACGTTGCAATATATCCGCTACCATTACGAGGCTTCCGCCGCGCAGCGCAGCCGAATCGATCAGGCGATCGCCGAGATCCAGCAGAATCTGGTAGACGGCCGTCGCGATTTCGCCGAGATCATCCTCGCGCCCGGAAGCCATGACGCCTACGACAGCGAGTTCTCCGCGATCCAAGACGCTCATTGGTACAAGAACCTGCGCAAGGCGGTTGTCGACGTCCGACAGGATCCGAATTTTCAAAACACGTCGGACGTCGTCCGTCTCTCGCAATTGCTTCAGCAAATCCCCGAGACCTATCTCGACACCCTGGCCTGGTCGGTCGCCGTCGCAGCCGCCGAATCGGAGAAGGTGGCCGCGCAAAAGAAGACGCAGCAGACGCTGCACCGCATTCGCGCCTTCTTCGCCGAGATGGAAGGGAAGCGGCGCTTGGATTTGGCGCTGCAGTTAAAGCGTCACGCCCCAAAAGCCTCGGGCCGTTCGACGGTCGCCCATGACGATCTTGTCGAAAGCTTTCGCGTCGCAGCCGAGTACGAGGCGATCGCCAACGAATTGATGCAATTGGCGATTCTGTGCGAGAAGTTGGCGGCGGAACACGACGTCGATCAGTTGGTCAGCTTGAAAGACAACGAGCTGAAAGCGACTTTCTCACGACTGGAACATGCGCTAGAGCGATTTTCCGGCGACCGCGAAGCGGTTCGAGAGCTAACCCAGGAATTGGAGTCGTCCCTCTTTGGGGAAGGGTGCGTCTTTGACGACGTTCATCAGACGATCCAGATTGGCGATGGAGGCGTTTACTACTGGCAGCGCGAAGAACTGCTGGGAATGCGCGAGCAGTCTCAGCGGTTGCGACAGGTCGAAGAGAAGTTCGACGCCTTTCGGCCGGTCTTGAGCGACTTGGAAATTCATTTCGCAAGAGTGGACGCCGAGGAACGACGCGGCGCCGATCTGGCCGGTATGCTCGCCTGGACGATCATGATCGTGACCGGCATCGTCTGCGTTTGCTTGTTCGTTATTCTGGCGCGACGGATCGCCGGAATCATCACGCAACAAATTGAGGACGTCCAGCGGAATTCTTCCGAATTGGAAAGGAAGAACGCGGAGGTTAGGCTGTTGCAAGACGTCGCGGAGGCGGCGAACAAGACCGCCTCATTGGCGGAAACGGTGGAATTCGTCATGCGCCGTTTCGCCCAGCACTCCGGGTTTCCTTTCGCCCTGGCGACCTTCACCGACGAACGAGGGGCCCGGCAAGTGGTCGCGACCGAGGCTTGGCTCGAAGCGGGCCTGTCGATGGATCCGATCGTCGCTTCGTGCGGCGGGGACCGGTCAGTCAACGTTGCGGTTCGTCCTTTGAGCTTTGAACAAGATGACCTGGCGCCGCAGTGCAACGGGCCGAAAAGCGGCGTCGCGATCATGATGCGGCAGGATATGTTCTTCATCTATTGCCATTTCATTTCGACCGACGTCGATTCTCCTGCCGAGGAACTGCTGCGGTTGGCGGAGCAGGTCGCACATCGTTTGAGCCAAACGCTGGAACGAGCCCAGGCGAATAGCCGCTTGAAAGACTTGAACAGCAAACTGATCGATTCGGCGCGGCATGCCGGGATGGCCGAAGTCGCGACCGGGGTGCTGCACAACGTCGGCAACGCGCTCAACAGCGTGAATACGTCTCTGTCGTTCCTGCAGGAATGTACGGCGCAGTCGAGCTACGTCGACTTGGGACGGACGCTTGAACTCGTCGTCAAGCAATCAGGCTCGCTGGAAGAGTTCATGCTCAGCCATCCCAAGCGACAGTTGATTCAGCCGATGCTGGCCGAATTGGAGGAACGCTTGCGAGGCGAGAATGAAAAGCAGTTGGCCGAGGTCGAAGACCTGCGTCGCCATATCGATCACATCAAGAAGATTGTCGCCGTTCAGCAGTCGCTGGCCCGCGTGCAATGCATCCTCGAGCCGACCGATCTGGTCGACGCGCTTACCAAAGCGATCGAGTGGCAAGCGGAAGGCCTGCTCCATCACCACGTCGACGTCGAAGCCGACTTCCCGGACTTGCCGCTACTAAAGCTCGACAAGCATCGCGTGCTCGAGATCTTCGGCAATTTGTTGAAGAACGCAATGGAGTCGATTGTGGAAGCCAAGGGGACGCAGCGTCGGGTCACCATCGGCGTCCGTCAATTGGCGGCGGAAAAAATCGCGATTGAAGTGAGAGACACCGGTCTGGGAGTCAAGCCGGAGAACTTGAACAGCATCTTCTCATACGGCTTTACCACCAAGTCGAACGGACATGGTTTCGGCCTGCATAGCGCCAGTTTGTCGGCGAAGCAGATGGGGGGAAAACTCGAGATCGAGAGCGACGGGCTCGGGATGGGAGCATTGTTTCGCCTGACGCTTCCCTATTCGCCGGTTATGGAAGACGCGCTGGCGTAGGGAAGGGGTGAGCGATCCCTTCTTCTTGCAACGCCGATTCACGCTCCCGAAAACTGGGATGAAGCCAGCGAGATTGCTCAAGCGGAATGTCGGCGGCGACGCTCAGTTTGCGCAGCGCTGACGTCAGCAACTCAGGGCCTTGGTCGCCGTAGATTCGTTTCAGGTGAGTCGCGGCCCACGCATCCGCTTCCAACTCCAAGCGGCGCGATTGTCGCGGCGTCGACCAGAGATAATAGGCGGTCAGCAGCAGCGGAGCGGACGCTTCGGCAAGCGTTCGCGCTGCGCCTTGCAGATCAATTCCGACCGCAAGCAAATAGCGGCCGACAAGCACGATCGCCGCCGGAATGACGATCGCGGCGAGCCGTCGTGCGACGTGCTGTTTGCGAAGATGCCCCATCTCATGGGCGATGACGGCGTCGAGTTCCCCCGGCGTTAAAGCGTCGAGTAGCGGCGTCGAGACGACCAGGTAACGGAACGGCGGAACGCATCCCAAGAGCGCCGCGTTGCAGATCGAAATGCTCTCGGGCCAAACTAGCAGCGGCGGCATGCTTCGCCCATGTTGCGATTGCAGACGCTTGGTAAGTTCCGGCAGTTGGATCGGCGAAAGACCCCAGCAGCGGCGGAGCAGTTCTGGATAGACGGCGATTAGCATCACCACGATCAAAACGATGGTGAGCACCCCGCCGTCGCTACCAGGACCGGCGATTCCGCCCCAACGAGCCGCCGACGAACCAAGCCAGACCGGACCGCAAGCCAAAGGCAACGACATTCGCATTTCGACCAGCGCCGCAGAGAGCCCGTCCGTTTCGGCTAGTAGGACCAGCCGCGAAACTATCGCCGGCGACAGCAGCATCGCTTCACGCAGGAAGGGGATTTCTCCCAAGGCGGAAGTGGCGACGATGGCGCCCCAGTTGCCGGGCCAGAGCATCAGCAGCGATGTGGCGCCCCAGCATATATCAGAGACCCAGCCCCGTTTGAAGGTGCGCGCGACGCTCCACTGCAATAGCCCCAGCGCGAGGCAAACGAGCCAAGAGGCGAGCGGCTGTTCGACCGTTTCCAGAGGTCGAGCGAGCAGCACGATCGTGCAGTAAACGAGGATCTGCAAAAGCATGGAAATCGCCGTGGTGAGGGGGAACTTCCATGGTAGTCGTCCCGCCTGGCGATTCCCAAACAAATAGGGCGGCGTGCGGAAGATGAGGGATATGCCGATTGTCTGGATACGATCGTCGATTGGATGGTTAGCCCCGATAGCGGAGCTATCGCGGCTAACCTTGGGGAAAGGGGAGCGTCCCGACGAACACGCGTCGTTTTGGTATGCTGCGAGATGTCAGGCACGCACTTCGCTCGGCGGAACCTCCCATGTCGCAGCTCGCATCTTTCGTTTCCGATACTCCCCGCTTCGTGCGGCATTTGCTCGATTCGTATCGACGCTGGGTCGGCGTTGAGCTGATGGAGCGGAGTGGAGATGAACGACAAGACCTGGAGCTTCTCTTCGCGCTGCCGGTGGTGGTCGTTTCGCATGGCGCCGAGGCCGATCCGATCTTCAAGTTCGGCAATCAGACGGCGCTGAACCTGTGGGAACTTGAGCTCGACGCATTCTTAAAGATGCCGTCGCGACTAACGGCCGAACCGATGCATCGGGATGAGCGTGCCCGCTTGCTGGCGCGGACCGAGCGCGACGGCTACGTCGACGACTATCGCGGCGTCCGCATCTCGAGTCAGGGACGCCGCTTTTACATCGAACAAGCGACCATTTGGAACGTGGTCGACGACGCCGGCGACTACATTGGCCAAGCGGCGACGTTTGATCACTGGACGTTTCTCGCCGCAGGAGAAACGCCCTAGCCCGAGATCGATACCTTCGCCGGCTCCTGTTTCGGCAGCGGCTGCGATTCTTTCTTTTCGGTCGTTTGCGTCATGGGAGGAGCGGCGGTCGTCTCTTCCTTGTAGCCGACCAGATCGGCTTCCTTCTTCGCGTCAGTCATCGGCGTCTCCGTTTCGTCCGCTTCTTCCGACTCGCCATCGGCCAGTTGAGCGCGGAAGTCATACGGAGCGTCGTATTCGACCTGAATCTGGTTCTCTTCTTCCTTGTGGAACGGATTGGGAAGACTGATCTTCGAACCAGCGAACTGCGTCCGGTCGTAGATGTTGCCTCCCTGGAAGGGACCAGCGCCCAGCAGCCAGGTGTCGCGAGCGGTTCCCAACGATTGAGCGATGCCCGATTGCCAGACTGGCGCACGCGATTCGCGATGATAGGCGAAGAGCGCGATCTTGGCGCCGCCGATCGTGTTGCTCTTTTTGGCGAAAGCGATTTCCGGAATGGTCGGTACGACAGGCGCTGCCGGAATCAGCGAAGCTGCGGAACTAACCGCGTTGTTTGACGGAATGCCGTAGGTGACGGTATGTCCTTCGGTTCCCAGCGCGCCGATTCGCGCTTCGACCACAAAGTCGGCTTCGTCCGCTTTGTCTTGCAGCAGGCAACCCGCGGCGTTCATCTGCTGACGAATGGCGCTGGTGATGTACTCGGCATTGACGAACCCGGCGCCTTTGACGTTTTGCAGGTAGCGCGGGTCAAGGTAGACCTTCTCGCCGCGTAGCGGCTGAAAGTCGATATCGGCGATCGCCTCGTCGACGGCATGCGAGCTGACGAGCTGCTCGGTTAGCGTCCGATTGGAGGTGGTTCCGCAGCCGGCTGCTAGTAGCAGGCCGACCACGATCGCGCAGCGGCGGGCTGCGGCGTGAAGTTGGATACAGGCGGCCATTGCGTCTTGCGTGTCATGGGTGTTGGAAGGAAGTTGGGCGGGATAGTTGGTAGGAGAGGCAGAGCGGTCTTCCACCAGGGAACGTTGATGCCTCGGATGCGAACTATAGGAAAAGGAAAAGAACCGCGAAACCGCAATTTTGTGAAGATATCACGCGAAATAGAGGACCTTACGCGGCGCTGACTGCCTGTCGCTGCTGGAGACGCCGACTTATAATGAACCGCTTGTCTCCCAATGCCCCCTTTTTTCTAGCGTGTGCCGAAAACGTGGCGACCGTTTCTGCTGAACCTACGTGGCTTCCCTATTTTCAGCTGTTTCGGCTGCCGAACGTCTTTACGGCCTGGGCCGACATCCTGGCCGGCTTCCTGGCGGTCACGCAATTTTCCACCGATACGGCCAGTTTGACCCCGTGGCCGGTCTTTTTGTGCCTGATTACGGCCTCGAGCCTGATTTACTCGGCCGGAATGGCCCTGAACGACTATTACGACCTGGAGCAGGATCGCCGCGAACGCCCCCAGCGTCCGCTGCCCTCGGGCCGGGTTTCGCCCCGGTTGGCCGCCTGGCTCGGCTACCAGTTCTTGCTGGTCGGCGTAGTGCTAGCGGCGATTGCGGGCTACCTCTACTCGGACGTCGCACTTCCCTGGCGTGGGGGCGCTGTCGCTGTGGCCCTGGTCGCGTCGGTCCTGTTGTATGACGCCGCTCTCAAATCGACTGTTTTTGGCGCCGTGGCGATGGGAGCGTGCCGGTTTTTCAATTTGTTGCTGGGGATGAGCCTGGCCGGACAGCTGCCGGACGCCGGGTTTTCGCTGATCGGTTACGATATGGGTCAGTTGGCGTTCGCCGGCGGAATCGGCGTCTACATCGCCGGCGTCACCTGGTTCGCCCGGACCGAAGCGAAGGAAAGCTCTCGTCCGATGCTGATCTTTGGATTCGTCGTGCTGGTGATTGGGCTGGGGTTGTTCGTCGCGTCGCCGCTGTTGGGCTCGTCCGTCGTCAAGCTGCGGTCGATGCAGATGGTCGGGTGGTGCGGCCTGATGACGCTGATTGCGATCTCGATTCTTCGCCGCTGCATCATCGCCATTGCCGACCCTTCCCCTGGCAATGTACAAGTGGCGGTGAAGCAGGCGTTGCTGTCGTTGATCACTTTGAACGCGGGATTCGTATTGGGAGTTTGCGGCGCCTTTTGGGCGGTGATCGTCGCCCTGTTGATCGCACCGATGCTGCTGCTGGGCCGCTGGGTTTATTCGACCTAAACTAAGAGAAGACGATCGCCGGGCGACTTTGGCAAGGGAAACGTCGACGCGATGCAGATGAGATGAGCATGCGGATTGGCTACAACACGAACGGCTTCGCCCATCACGACCCGCTCGACGCGGTCGATGTGCTGGCCGATCTCGGTTACGAAAGCGTCGCGATCACCGTCGACCACGGAACGCTGACGCCGTTCGGCAATACGTACATGGCCGATCGTCAGGCCGATCATCTTGCCGCGCTGCTCGCCGAAAAGAAGATGGCCTGCGTCATTGAATCTGGCGCCCGCTTCCTGCTCGATCCGAAACGGAAGCATGAGCCGACCCTGGTCTCTCCGGCCAAGCATGGCCGCCAACGCCGCTTTGAGTTCATTCGCCACTGCATTGACGAAGCGGTCAAACTAAAGGCCGATTGCGTTTCGCTCTGGTCAGGCAAGCTGCTCGACGACGTCAATCCGACCATCGCGATGAAACGCCTGGTCGAGGCGCTGCAGCCGGTGATCGAATATGCCGAACTGCAGCAGATGCCGCTTGGCTTTGAACCGGAGCCGGGCATGTTCATCGACACGATGGACCGCTTCGCCGAACTGAGCGAGCAGATCGACTCACCGCTGTTCCAACTGACGCTCGACATCGGCCATTTGCAGTGCCAAGCCGAACTGCCGCTGGGAGACGTGATTCGCGAGTGGGGACCCCGGATCGTCAACGTCCATATCGAAGACATGAAGCGCGGCGTTCACGAGCACTTGCCGTTCGGCGAAGGGGAAATCGACTTCGTCGAAGTGATCTCGGCCCTGCGTGACGCAAAGTACGCGCAAGGATTGCACGTCGAACTCAGCCGCCACAGCCACGAAGCTCCCACGATGGCCGCCCGCGCGATGGAATTTCTGCGGCCGCTCGTTCATCCTCAGTAAGCCACGCATCTCCAACCGGATAGAGACCGCTCGCCATGCCTGACAACGTCGTTCTTCTTTCGCTCCCCGGCCTCGCTCCGCAAGATTTGGCTCACATGCCGCAAGTCTCGGCTCTGTTCGCCGAGGGGGATCGCGCTCCGCTGGCGGCCAGCTTTCCGGCGGTTACCTGGCCGGTGCAAGCGAACATGCTGACCGGACAACTGCCGGTCGATCACGGCGTGACCGCCAACGGTTTCTATTGGCGCGACAAAAAGCAGGTCGAAATGTGGACCG is part of the Blastopirellula sediminis genome and harbors:
- a CDS encoding DUF1552 domain-containing protein, whose protein sequence is MSRLTRREFVRSMGISAAALPLLMNLPSLGMAAAPDLRKRRMIVMFSPNGIIPDAYWPDKEGEDFEFKEIMKPLEPYKSKTMVIKGISDRVRGDGDSHMRGMSCLLTGIELFPGNIQGGSHTPAGWASGLSIDQELKQFLQAEEATRTRFGSLEFGVNVPDRADPWTRMVYAGPNKPVAPIDDPYRMFEKLYGQVKDRESLESVLDKVRLDLKRVERYVSSEDKQRLEEHAAFVRQMEQELKSAGEKKLALEAPVQEAGVQLKNDNMPTISKMQVDLLVNSMANDMARVATLQYTNSVGGARMNWLGVDESHHELSHKPDSDAESKEKLIKINTWFCEQLAYLVKKLDETPEPGGDGTLLDNTTVIWTNELGKGNSHTLDDVPLVLVGGGLGFKMGRSIQLKKDPHNRLWLSCAHSFGHHIETFGNPDFCGAGPLSELT
- a CDS encoding ABC transporter substrate-binding protein, whose amino-acid sequence is MFLRSLSTRRRTQFLCAACCALFACVSVAEEPRDSPPLRFGMSTALTGPVSELGIQMRRGVLSAFAEANLAGGVQGRQLELVALDDGYEPSETGPNIHRLIELEQVLAIVGDVGTPTAIVAAPIAQRAKVPFIGALTGAGVLRKSPPDRYVINFRASYAEETSMMVDALVAAGIEPDEIAFITQRDGYGDAGFAGGTAALKRHGIERPGTIAHGRYERNTMAVEGALADLILHRPTPKAVILVGAYSPCAKLIRLAKESDFDPLFLNVSFVGGNLLAAALDDQGDGVLVSQVVPHVQEDLAINRQHRAALALLEPTKSPPTQISLEGYVVGRLLILALQRIEGEIRRETIADACEGLGDFDLGLGVPLRLTSDEHQASHAVWATRIEAGEVRPIPWSELLPQERQP
- a CDS encoding sensor histidine kinase; protein product: MTDGEKNKGKRADARHLVWLLTWVGLVAGAVVFCVTAPTLQYIRYHYEASAAQRSRIDQAIAEIQQNLVDGRRDFAEIILAPGSHDAYDSEFSAIQDAHWYKNLRKAVVDVRQDPNFQNTSDVVRLSQLLQQIPETYLDTLAWSVAVAAAESEKVAAQKKTQQTLHRIRAFFAEMEGKRRLDLALQLKRHAPKASGRSTVAHDDLVESFRVAAEYEAIANELMQLAILCEKLAAEHDVDQLVSLKDNELKATFSRLEHALERFSGDREAVRELTQELESSLFGEGCVFDDVHQTIQIGDGGVYYWQREELLGMREQSQRLRQVEEKFDAFRPVLSDLEIHFARVDAEERRGADLAGMLAWTIMIVTGIVCVCLFVILARRIAGIITQQIEDVQRNSSELERKNAEVRLLQDVAEAANKTASLAETVEFVMRRFAQHSGFPFALATFTDERGARQVVATEAWLEAGLSMDPIVASCGGDRSVNVAVRPLSFEQDDLAPQCNGPKSGVAIMMRQDMFFIYCHFISTDVDSPAEELLRLAEQVAHRLSQTLERAQANSRLKDLNSKLIDSARHAGMAEVATGVLHNVGNALNSVNTSLSFLQECTAQSSYVDLGRTLELVVKQSGSLEEFMLSHPKRQLIQPMLAELEERLRGENEKQLAEVEDLRRHIDHIKKIVAVQQSLARVQCILEPTDLVDALTKAIEWQAEGLLHHHVDVEADFPDLPLLKLDKHRVLEIFGNLLKNAMESIVEAKGTQRRVTIGVRQLAAEKIAIEVRDTGLGVKPENLNSIFSYGFTTKSNGHGFGLHSASLSAKQMGGKLEIESDGLGMGALFRLTLPYSPVMEDALA
- a CDS encoding M48 family metalloprotease; this encodes MLLQILVYCTIVLLARPLETVEQPLASWLVCLALGLLQWSVARTFKRGWVSDICWGATSLLMLWPGNWGAIVATSALGEIPFLREAMLLSPAIVSRLVLLAETDGLSAALVEMRMSLPLACGPVWLGSSAARWGGIAGPGSDGGVLTIVLIVVMLIAVYPELLRRCWGLSPIQLPELTKRLQSQHGRSMPPLLVWPESISICNAALLGCVPPFRYLVVSTPLLDALTPGELDAVIAHEMGHLRKQHVARRLAAIVIPAAIVLVGRYLLAVGIDLQGAARTLAEASAPLLLTAYYLWSTPRQSRRLELEADAWAATHLKRIYGDQGPELLTSALRKLSVAADIPLEQSRWLHPSFRERESALQEEGIAHPFPTPARLP
- a CDS encoding MEKHLA domain-containing protein, whose translation is MSQLASFVSDTPRFVRHLLDSYRRWVGVELMERSGDERQDLELLFALPVVVVSHGAEADPIFKFGNQTALNLWELELDAFLKMPSRLTAEPMHRDERARLLARTERDGYVDDYRGVRISSQGRRFYIEQATIWNVVDDAGDYIGQAATFDHWTFLAAGETP
- a CDS encoding DUF6655 family protein, whose amino-acid sequence is MEDRSASPTNYPAQLPSNTHDTQDAMAACIQLHAAARRCAIVVGLLLAAGCGTTSNRTLTEQLVSSHAVDEAIADIDFQPLRGEKVYLDPRYLQNVKGAGFVNAEYITSAIRQQMNAAGCLLQDKADEADFVVEARIGALGTEGHTVTYGIPSNNAVSSAASLIPAAPVVPTIPEIAFAKKSNTIGGAKIALFAYHRESRAPVWQSGIAQSLGTARDTWLLGAGPFQGGNIYDRTQFAGSKISLPNPFHKEEENQIQVEYDAPYDFRAQLADGESEEADETETPMTDAKKEADLVGYKEETTAAPPMTQTTEKKESQPLPKQEPAKVSISG
- a CDS encoding UbiA family prenyltransferase — translated: MATVSAEPTWLPYFQLFRLPNVFTAWADILAGFLAVTQFSTDTASLTPWPVFLCLITASSLIYSAGMALNDYYDLEQDRRERPQRPLPSGRVSPRLAAWLGYQFLLVGVVLAAIAGYLYSDVALPWRGGAVAVALVASVLLYDAALKSTVFGAVAMGACRFFNLLLGMSLAGQLPDAGFSLIGYDMGQLAFAGGIGVYIAGVTWFARTEAKESSRPMLIFGFVVLVIGLGLFVASPLLGSSVVKLRSMQMVGWCGLMTLIAISILRRCIIAIADPSPGNVQVAVKQALLSLITLNAGFVLGVCGAFWAVIVALLIAPMLLLGRWVYST
- a CDS encoding sugar phosphate isomerase/epimerase family protein, with the translated sequence MSMRIGYNTNGFAHHDPLDAVDVLADLGYESVAITVDHGTLTPFGNTYMADRQADHLAALLAEKKMACVIESGARFLLDPKRKHEPTLVSPAKHGRQRRFEFIRHCIDEAVKLKADCVSLWSGKLLDDVNPTIAMKRLVEALQPVIEYAELQQMPLGFEPEPGMFIDTMDRFAELSEQIDSPLFQLTLDIGHLQCQAELPLGDVIREWGPRIVNVHIEDMKRGVHEHLPFGEGEIDFVEVISALRDAKYAQGLHVELSRHSHEAPTMAARAMEFLRPLVHPQ